One Aegilops tauschii subsp. strangulata cultivar AL8/78 chromosome 2, Aet v6.0, whole genome shotgun sequence genomic window, GGGGCTACCTCCCCAGTGCATGTTCATCGGATAAAAATCTAGTGAACATCCCTTTACATACTAGTAGTTCATTTCTTCCTTTCTTTATTTCTTCATTCTCTACACTACATTTTTATTGAAGTTTTTTCTACTGTCATTTTGTAGTTTTTTCTTGCTTAGAACAAATAAGAGAAATTCAGTATACTCCTCCGAAAGTATTGCAGCCTAGCTTTGCTACAAATGCAAATTATGCTCAAACAACCAACTACTTGTTCAGGTACATTGCCCGGTGCACTACATCGAGTGGCAACTAATATATGGGGAGCTATCCCGCTAGCAGGAAGCTATTTCCCCATGGTGAAAACAGACTTCAATTTTGACACTCCATTTGAGAGCAGTAACTTCATGAATTTTGAAATCGGTTTTTAAAAGGCCGACACATCATGAATTTTTGAAGATacttcctccgtcccataatataagacgtttcTGCAAGCTGTTTTAGCTTGCAAAAACATCTCATATTCTGAGACAAAGGGAGTAGCTTTTTCTAGCCAATAAACCTAGTACGGGAGAGTGTTACGACAGGAAAAAACAAAAATAGTAGGTGCGAAAAAACATAAGTAGAAAGACATCCAAAATAGAAATCATCTCCTGAGAGTTTACGAAGTGCACATGCAAAAAGGTTCTGTGGCGCATTTACAGTTTCCCACGACGAACCATTAATAACTTTACCCAATAATACAAATAAAATACCCAGATTTATCACATAGAGATAACACTAGTATTATCAATCATCACTTCATTATAATTATAATCTTAACAATTTGGCTAACAATGCCAAAAGGTGTGTACTGGAAGACCATGTCAATGTCCACATGGACAAGTAAAACAGAATGAAGAGTACGTTAGCATACATGAGTATTGCTGTATTGGATAATATTTGGGTGGACAAAGTATGGGAAACACTCGTCAAACTAACAAGGCATCATATTAACGTTCATGCTAGAGTCTAAAGCAACATCAATATGGAAACATGTTCAGATGACATTTACTTACCAAATCATAAGAGCCGACGGTACAGCCAAACTCATGAAACTGCCAATTCCTTTAAAAGCTTCCCACGTGAGTGGAGCACGTGTTTTCTCACAAGAAGGTGAGAACTTGATGTAAAGACCAAGAACAATCACTTCAACCCAATCGCAGATGCTGACGGATAAAGCAGCTCCAGCATTACCCATACCAACTTTATAAACCAGGAACCAACACAGAGGAATAAATACAGCGAGTGTGATCATGGAGCTAAGAACCATAGGAAAGATGAGGCTCTGACACTGCAGAAACTTTGAAAAGCATTGAGCAACACTGAAGGCAAATAAACCAGGGATAAGCCACAATGCATATTTCCCAGCCTCATTTGCAATTTCTGGTTGCTGACCTATGAGAGGAAGTACTTCCGGAATGAAAACCCATACAATGGCGATGGGCACACTCACAATAAGAAGTACAATGATGGACCTGTAGGTATATAAGGATAATTTATGATACTGTTCTGCTCCATAGGCCTGCCCACAAATAGTTTCCAATGCGCATGCCAGTCCTATCTAAAAGGAAACTGCATCAGTAATGAATTGACGAATCATATACATACTGTTCAGGAATAAACGGAAGAGGAACTAGGATGAACTGAAGAGATATGCTGAAAGAATGGCAGGAATAACAATGATGCTTGTGCAAGGCGGGCAACAATTGCTGATTACAAGAATATGAAAGTTTTAATACAAGATATCAGGGTTTACATGGTTTAAACTAACACCTACGCCAAGATTATTCTAACTTAATTAAGATCTATATTTATAAGTGCAGGAAGACTGGGATAGTCAACAGGATAGAGATTTGGGTCCAAGTATCACTGCATATAGTGTGAACATCATGTTTACTAGTTAGATCTGATCATTGCATTGCAACAATCCTAGATGCGGAACCGCCTCGTAACAGAAAATCGGTGGAACCACATCGTGTCATGGCCTGCAGCTCTCACTGCGCTGTTTTCCCCGCAAAAACGGTCACGCCGGAGATGTCCCATTTCCATGACCAAGAATCAGGTGTTCTAGGGCGGTGGTATTCACATCCTGGATCAGCTCGAATATTTGCACTGCTTGAGTGTACATAACATAGAGATGGGGGCTTAATGTCTCTAATCCATCTTTGCATCAGCTAGACCTTCAGTGACATGTTTGAGGCCAATATATATACTGTCATGGTACATAAAACCTCTAGTTACATTGATGAAATCACTACGCATAAGATAAAGCATTGGACCAAGTGAGCTGAAAGTATCAATATACTATGAATTTATAATTTTTCACAAACTACCATTTGTCTCTCGTATCCTGTGAGCAACTAGACTAGGACAATACTACAACTAACCTATACTGTTTGAGGCCTCCTATGAGATGATGTAACTGGCTGTGTTTAAAACTAGTTAGGGAACTCTTGGGATATACTGTTGTGCAGCTTTGTATTCTACTTGCTTCTGTTTGGCCATCTTCTGATGAAGTTACACTTAGCTGTCGTGatttactccctccgtaaagaaatataagagtgtttagatcactaaagtagtgacctaaacgctatttctttacagagggagtacatatgTTGGAGACTGGGTTTTCAATTAAGGGAAAGTACCAACTTATAACCAGACTAAAAATATGAGAATGGAACTGGCAAATCTCTCTCACCCGATTGAATCAAGATGACTCAGATTAACCTCAAAAGAGGCGCCCTGACTAACCCAATTTGCGCTTAACAGCCTTTGACTTTATAGTGATATCGGTAACCCACATTGATCTACACCATCAAAATTCTGATACAAGTTTGTGCGCTTATAAGCTTATTATCCTCTTATGACGGTAGTTTTACCAGATATTCTTGCTGAAAACTGAAGTCCAACCAAAGCGAATAGGacacatggaagtaatctaaaCTCCAGTGTGGCTTTACCCTATGAGAAGCAACACAAACAAATAAACCGTGTTTAGAAAGAGTATTATTTGAATTTGAAAGGTGAACCTGAAGCCTCCTTATTATTAGGACTGGTACAAACAAATGAGCTTTAGTAAGTCAGTAGTACTGATATAATCGTCATGTTGAAGAGACAAAACAGAGCACTGATAGTTGCACTATATATTGCAACCAACGACGCAAGTTCAAAATTGAAGCCCAAAGCACAAACAAACAAAAGGTGGCTTTTCAAAATTAGCATACAAATTCACGAGCTTTTCATGTCACTGGTACGCATGTTTGACTTCCGGTCATCAACCACCCCGGCGTAAGCATTCGTACAAGCATCTCGTGGGTACCAAGTGTATACCAAGATAAGAAAAGTCATCTCCCATTCACCCGTGGCGACTCACGACTAGCACGCACAATCTCATGATGCAAAAAATGTGGAAGGTAGAGCaaacgcgggggggggggggggggggggggggggggggggttggtggGAGCGAGCTCACGAGGACGCTGAAGCCAGAGACGTTGGTGAGGGAGTTGGCGATGGCGGCGCCAGCGAGCGCGACCTCGCCGAGGTGCCCCACCATGACGGTGGAGATGAGCTGCATCAACAGCTGCAGCAGCGCCACCGCGATCATCGGCGCAGCCAGCGCGGCCAGCCGGCCGGACTCCTCCGCCGCTTCCCTCCACCACGGCCGCTTGTCTCCCGCCTCATCGGGCACCCCCTTGTGCTCGTTCCCCCTGCTGGGCAGCAGCGGCGCCTCGGACGAAGAGTCCATGGATGCCCGCCCCCGGACCACGCGAAGGGAGGTGGGTGTGGAAATGGaatgggaagaggaccggggttCGAGGACTCATCTCCTACAAGAATATCTCCTCTTATAAGAGTGAAAGACATGGTTGGCTTCTACTAATTCCCATGTGTTCTCGTTTTTTTGAAATGGAATGAGAAGCCGCCGTGGGTCAGGGTCAGGGCAGGTAGGATTGGGAGGCGGATGCTCCATCACGCCATTtgtctttttttattttttgagaaTTACCTACAGAGGCACAGTGCATCATACAGAGAGGTAGGTACGCCACGAGGAGACGTCCTCCTTGTCACCCGTATCAACAAAACGGTGTGACCAAAGATCCAAGTCTGCTACTAGGTTCCTAATAGTTATTACAGAACATTGATCAACATTTCTAAAGAGCATATCATTTCTCGCGGCCCATATGAAGGAGAATAGCGCAAGAAGGACGAAGGGCCATGCGTTCTTGGGCAGGTGGTGAGGTAGTGGGATGTCCCAAAGTTCATTGAGGTCTTCATCTTGAGGCAGAATGCCAACTCTCTGCCAGATTCTGTTGGCGAGGGGGCAAGAGATGAAGAGGTGAATGGAATCCTCCGGTAGCGTGGCACATCATGTGCATAAGTCTGAGGGGATTATGTTCTTGTGAGCAAGATTCACGGTGGTGTTCAGGCGATCCTTAAAGAGTAGCCAAGCGAAGATCTTGATCTTGCGTGGAGCCTTGGTGTTCCAGATGAGAGGAGCGATGAGGTCCGTTTCTGGCCTTGCCATAATGGTGATGTAAGCTTGCTTGGTGGAGAAGTCATGACCCTTAAGGAGGAACCGTTGATCTTCCTCTGTCAAAGGCGCGAAGTTCTGCAAAACAGCCAAAAGCGAAACCAGCTTTGTTTCTGCTGTGAGAGACGATTACGGAGGTTTGTTTCGAGACCGAAACGCAAGATGTTAGCCACTTTAACCAGCTGTAGTGTTGAGTGTGAGAAGAGGTGTGGGTAGGTGGTAGCTAGGGGTTTTGGGGTGAGCCAGGTGTCTAACCAGAAGTAAGTGTGTGTTCCACTGTTTGTTAAAACGAAGGAAATTGACTGTAAGGTTGGGATTTGTTGAGCAATCGTGCGGCATAGGAAAGAGGTTTGGGGGCCCGAGGAGACTAGGGCATTGGGGTGTTGAAGCTCTAGCCAATCGAGCCACGTTGATGGTGTGGGTGAGAGGGCTTTGACCGCAAACTTCATTAGGAGGCAATTATTTTGAACCTGTAGATTTTTCAGCCCTAACCCATCGAATTGTTTTGGCGTGCAAACGTTTTTCCACGCAATCAGGCATTTGGCACCCGAGCAGGCATCCTCACCAGCCCAGAAAAAGGATCTTCTCAGGGAATCAATGATTTTTAGGGTTTTTTTATGCGAAAGACAGACATAAAGTATGTAAGCAAGGAGTCAAGAACGGCCGAGATGAGGATGAGTCGATCGCCTCTGTCTAGGAGCTTGGCACGCCAACCAGTGAGAAGTTTTCGGGATCGTTCGATTAACGGGGCGAAGGCAGTGGATGGAGGCTTGGTCGGAGCGAGGGGAAGTCCAAGATAGGTTTGAGGAAGGGGGCACGCAAGCAATCCATGGCGAGGGCCGTGTTGGCAGCTAGGTTTTCATTGACGTGCAGGGTTGCTAGGGTTGTTTTGGAGAAGTTTATGGTGAGGCCAGTAGCTTGAGCAAAGTTCTGAAGGATTTTTTTTGAGTGTGGCAGCAGCGGCGGGAGATGCGGCTGCGATGATCAACGTATCGTCTGCGTATTGGAGGATGGTAGGGGGCAGGTGGGTAAAGATGGGGTGATGGAGATCGGGATCGGTGCTCTGTAGGATAAGTTGCTAGAGTAGATCGACTACAGTTAGGAAGAGGTAGGGGGAGGCCGGGTCACCCTGACGTAGGCCATTCTTGCATGGGATCCAACGACCTGGAATGCCGTTTAGGAGGATGGCAGTCTTGCCAGTATGGAGGATATTCTGAATCCAACCACGAAAAGTTTGGGAGAAGCCACGGACAGCCAGGATTTTGTCTAGGGCGTTCCAGGCGACCGAATCAAATGCCTTTCTGAAGTCAAGTTTGAAGATCATGGTTGGGCGTTTGCGAGAGTGACAAGAGCTGATAAGATCTGCTGCAAAGACGTAGTTTTCAGCAATGTTCCTACCGGTGATGAAGCCAGTCTGATTACCATGGACGAGCTGAGGGATGAAGGGTTTGAGGCGCGAAGTTAGAACCTTGGCAACATCTTTGACCGGGCAGTTTTGCAAGGAAATTGGTCTGAAGGCGTCAGGTGAGGGTGAGGAGGCAGATTTTGGAAGGAGAGCAATATGGGCACGGTTTAGACGCTCTGTGTCTGCCATACCTTGGTGAAATTGTGCGAAGAAGGAGAGTATTACCTGCTTGATAGAGGGCCAGAAGGTTTTATAGAAGGATGGGCCGAAACCATCGGGGCCGGGGCTTGCTTGTGGGTTCATTTGGAAGAATGCTAGTTTGATCTCATCTTCGGTGAAATGTGCGTCAAGGGCATGAAGACCAGGTACGGGGTGGGGGTAGATCGACGCGAGATCAAAAGGCCAAGTCGTGGAGACAGTAGAGCCAATGAGCGTGACGAAAAATTCTCGCAGGATGTCAGCTTTTTGGTGATGCGAGGTAAAAACCGAGCCGTCTCGAGTGAGGGAGAAGATTTTGTTTTTTCTAAGCCGTTGTGAGGTGGACATGTGGAAGAACTTGGAGTTTTCACTGCCATGAATTGCTCGGGACACTTTGGCACGCCATTTCCAGTAGGACATTTTTTCTAGAATGGTGCTTTTTAAGAGAGAAACGATGATCTTACATGTGAGTTGTTCTGGCGGGGAGAGAGGCCTAGATTCTTCTACGTGGTCGAGAGCAGAGATGGCAAATTTGCAGCGAGATTCGCGGAGGGGGGCGGGAAGGCGCGAGCGGGCCCATTTTTTAAGCACGGCCCGGGTTTGCTTGAGCAGTGTGGCGAGGGAGGTGGCAGAGTTGGGCGGTGAAGTGGGCCGATGTGAGGCCCAAACCGAGGAGATGATATCTCGGCAGGGCTGCAAATTGGCCCAAGCAGATTCGAATTTAAAGAAGTTTGAGCGCGAGATTGTTGTGGTGACGTGGATGATGAGGGGGACGTGATCAGACGTGAAACGCGTGAGGGATGTGAGTGAGGAGTTGGGGAAGGCATCAGCCCAGGCTAAGTTGAAGAAGGCGCGGTCGATGCGTTCTAGGGTGGGTGTGGTTCTGTTGTTAGACCAAGTGAATTGGCGGTCTAGAAGTGGTAACTCGATGAGGGCAAGTGTATCAATTGTTTGGTTGAAAGCATTGGCCTCGGTGTGTCTAAAAGCATCATTGTTTTGTCTGAGGGAAATCATAGGAGGTTGAAGTCACCGACGAGTAGCCAGGGCGAAACATCTGGTTGGGCGATAGCTAATAGTTCATCGAAGAACTGTTGCTTGAGAGCGCGTGAGGAGGGGCGTAGATGTTGGTGATGGCTATGTTACGGTCAGTAGTCGTTGATCGCAGTATCAGAGTTGAGGAAAAAGAGAGGTGAGAGAAGGAGATCACTTGAAACATGGTGGAGTTAACGGCAGAGATGGTGCCACCTGCAGTGCCTACAGCAGGTAAGGTAAAAACTTGATCAAGCTGACGGGGCATGAATGAGCTTAGT contains:
- the LOC109786116 gene encoding protein DETOXIFICATION 12, producing the protein MDSSSEAPLLPSRGNEHKGVPDEAGDKRPWWREAAEESGRLAALAAPMIAVALLQLLMQLISTVMVGHLGEVALAGAAIANSLTNVSGFSVLIGLACALETICGQAYGAEQYHKLSLYTYRSIIVLLIVSVPIAIVWVFIPEVLPLIGQQPEIANEAGKYALWLIPGLFAFSVAQCFSKFLQCQSLIFPMVLSSMITLAVFIPLCWFLVYKVGMGNAGAALSVSICDWVEVIVLGLYIKFSPSCEKTRAPLTWEAFKGIGSFMSLAVPSALMICLEWWSYELLVLLSGILPNPALETSVLSICISTVVLLYNLPYGIGTAASVRVSNELGAGNPEGARLVVGVALSIVVCSAVLVSTTLLALRHFIGIAFSNEEEVVDYVTRMVPVLSISVITDSFQGVLSGVSRGCGWQHLGAYVNLGAFYLVGIPVALFFGFTMQLRGMGFWIGMIAGGATQVTLLSVITATTKWDKMADKAKERVFEDRLPTQ